From Argopecten irradians isolate NY chromosome 2, Ai_NY, whole genome shotgun sequence, the proteins below share one genomic window:
- the LOC138314559 gene encoding LOW QUALITY PROTEIN: uncharacterized protein (The sequence of the model RefSeq protein was modified relative to this genomic sequence to represent the inferred CDS: deleted 1 base in 1 codon; substituted 1 base at 1 genomic stop codon), protein MANTDARDLFEDLEFVGNDELVAFAMGAPGRSTLSGCKEIMLKATDLAVNDLSQERYVFQYGPRQGDPEFLDQLAKFLSEQYGDSNISRRNLMVTAGATHGIHLAATVLFQQDIPVFVEDPTYFIAIKMLEKDLGRSVIPVPVGEDGVDLDKFEELLKEHRHKAGDKSTWKCPFWTMMYLMTVYNNPKGNCPSPDRCXKLIEWLAREHDVLLFTEDVYNLLHYGDGTPPPRLLSYDVSDEPNYLGCVISNGTFSKIFAPGLRLGWMEGRPGVVELLWASSTAWSGGSFNHYTSRVMSAALQSGLLSDHLNHLCRVYGERMNLLCEALPRHLPEGCHFIKPKGGFFTWVSLPDKVDGTALLTLANSKHKVNFIAGQSTSPTGSYKNCIRLAISYCDTAEIEDGVRRLGKAIEEYMLTS, encoded by the exons ATGGCAAATACAGATGCTCGCGATTTATTCGAAGATTTGGAATTCGTTGGGAATGATGAGCTTGTGGCATTCGCAATGGGAGCACCAGGTCGTTCGACATTGTCAGGATGCAAAGAAATAATGTTAAAAGCTACGGATTTAGCAGTG aatgACTTGTCCCAGGAAAGGTATGTGTTCCAGTATGGTCCACGTCAGGGAGATCCAGAGTTCCTGGATCAGCTGGCAAAATTCTTGTCTGAACAGTATGGAGATAGCAACATTTCCAG GAGAAACTTGATGGTAACTGCTGGTGCCACACACGGTATCCATCTGGCAGCCACTGTCCTGTTTCAACAAGACATTCCGGTGTTTGTGGAGGATCCTACCTACTTTATAGCCATTAAGATGTTAGAGAAAGATCTGGGCAGGTCTGTTATTCCAG TTCCTGTTGGGGAAGATGGTGTAGACTTGGACAAATTTGAGGAACTCCTGAAGGAACACCGACATAAAGCTGGAGACAAAAGTACATGGAAATGTCCTTTCTGGACCATGATGTATCTAATGACAGTGTATAACAACCCTAAAGGAAACTGCCCGTCACCAG ACAGGTGTTAGAAGCTGATAGAGTGGCTGGCCAGAGAGCATGATGTTCTATTGTTTACTGAGGATGTGTACAACCTACTACATTATGGTGATGGAACCCCT CCTCCCAGGCTCCTGTCTTACGATGTCag TGATGAACCCAACTACCTGGGCTGTGTTATTTCCAATGGGACGTTCTCAAAGATTTTTGCACCTGGACTGCGCCTTGGCTGGATGGAAGGACGTCCTGGGGTTGTCGAGTTGCTTTGGGCAAG TTCTACAGCCTGGAGTGGAGGGAGTTTTAACCATTACACGTCGAGGGTGATGTCAGCAGCCTTACAGAGTGGCCTACTGTCAGACCATCTAAATCATCTATGCAGAGTGTATGGG GAGAGAATGAATCTTCTATGTGAAGCTTTACCTAGACATTTACCTGAAGGGTGCCACTTTATAAAACCTAAG gGAGGTTTCTTTACATGGGTATCATTACCTGACAAGGTGGATGGAACGGCATTGCTTACTCTGGCGAATAGTAAACACAAAGTAAACTTCATTGCAGGTCAAAG CACTTCACCTACTGGTAGTTACAAAAACTGTATCCGTCTGGCTATTAGTTACTGTGATACCGCAGAGATTGAGGATGGTGTGAGACGGCTCGGCAAAGCTATAGAGGAATACATGTTAACGTCTTGA
- the LOC138314560 gene encoding uncharacterized protein isoform X1 — protein MSNEHKQNDIINLSTGAPGPETMQGCQEIMIKATSEAMKDPKQETNTFKYGPEQGDPIFRQRLAGFLSKEYGDNVQSDSLIVTTGATNGLHLTVTTLFPNDVPIFVEDPTFFLAINILRDDIGKTLIPVPATEDGLDLVHLEELFKEYRIKAGDKKTWKCQFWTMLYTMTVYSNPTGKNFSPDQCRKLVHLARKYDVLVFSDDVYNLFHFGEGAVPPRLLAYDKSDDSTGCVLSNGTFSKIFAGGLRLGWIEGPKPIIDSLVSWWADFYSYQSICAGSFNHFMSLMMSAALQLDLLSPHLSRIKDIYKERMNLMCNALEKYLPACCSFNRPEGGFFVWVTLPKEMDAKNLQTFARDSHQIVFQDGESTSVSRNYRNCIRLSIGFCDTKQIEPGVQQLSRAIQTYMDP, from the exons ATGTCTAATGAACATAAGCAGaatgatatcatcaacctgtcCACTGGAGCACCCGGTCCTGAAACTATGCAGGGATGTCAGGAGATCATGATCAAGGCCACGTCGGAGGCAATG AAGGACCCAAAGCAGGAGACTAACACATTCAAATACGGTCCTGAACAAGGGGACCCAATTTTCAGACAGCGGTTAGCTGGATTCCTATCGAAAGAATACGGCGATAACGTCCAGAG TGACTCTCTGATAGTAACAACTGGGGCTACCAATGGCCTTCACCTGACGGTTACAACGCTGTTCCCGAATGATGTCCCTATTTTTGTGGAGGACCCAACGTTTTTCTTGGCCATAAACATTTTGAGGGACGATATTGGCAAAACCCTTATACCAG TGCCAGCCACAGAAGATGGGCTGGATTTGGTCCACCTTGAGGAATTGTTCAAGGAATACAGGATAAAGGCTGGCGACAAGAAGACATGGAAATGTCAATTCTGGACGATGTTGTATACCATGACGGTATATAGTAATCCTACAGGAAAAAATTTCTCACCGG ATCAATGCAGGAAGCTAGTCCATCTGGCTAGGAAATATGACGTCCTGGTTTTCTCCGACGATGTATATAACTTGTTCCACTTTGGTGAGGGAGCTGTTCCTCCACGGCTCCTTGCTTATGACAAGAG TGACGATAGCACAGGTTGTGTCCTCTCCAATGGAACCTTCTCCAAGATTTTTGCCGGTGGACTGCGGCTTGGGTGGATAGAGGGACCCAAACCTATTATTGATTCATTGGTGTCTTGGTGGGCTGATTTTTATTC TTATCAGTCGATCTGTGCCGGtagttttaatcattttatgtcACTGATGATGTCTGCCGCTCTACAACTAGACCTGTTGTCACCACATCTAAGCCGCATTAAGGATATCTACAAG GAAAGGATGAATCTGATGTGTAATGCTCTAGAAAAATATCTTCCCGCCTGTTGCTCTTTCAATCGCCCCGAG GGCGGATTTTTCGTCTGGGTAACCCTGCCCAAGGAAATGGATGCTAAAAACCTGCAGACGTTCGCTAGAGACAGTCACCAAATCGTGTTCCAGGACGGAGAAAG TACTTCTGTTTCCCGTAACTATAGGAACTGTATCCGACTGTCGATAGGATTCTGTGATACCAAACAAATCGAACCTGGTGTCCAACAACTGTCCAGAGCAATACAGACATACATGGACCCTTAG
- the LOC138314560 gene encoding uncharacterized protein isoform X3, which translates to MSNEHKQNDIINLSTGAPGPETMQGCQEIMIKATSEAMKDPKQETNTFKYGPEQGDPIFRQRLAGFLSKEYGDNVQSDSLIVTTGATNGLHLTVTTLFPNDVPIFVEDPTFFLAINILRDDIGKTLIPVPATEDGLDLVHLEELFKEYRIKAGDKKTWKCQFWTMLYTMTVYSNPTGKNFSPDQCRKLVHLARKYDVLVFSDDVYNLFHFGEGAVPPRLLAYDKSDDSTGCVLSNGTFSKIFAGGLRLGWIEGPKPIIDSLVSWWADFYSYQSICAGSFNHFMSLMMSAALQLDLLSPHLSRIKDIYKERMNLMCNALEKYLPACCSFNRPEGGFFVWVTLPKEMDAKNLQTFARDSHQIVFQDGERNCIRLSIGFCDTKQIEPGVQQLSRAIQTYMDP; encoded by the exons ATGTCTAATGAACATAAGCAGaatgatatcatcaacctgtcCACTGGAGCACCCGGTCCTGAAACTATGCAGGGATGTCAGGAGATCATGATCAAGGCCACGTCGGAGGCAATG AAGGACCCAAAGCAGGAGACTAACACATTCAAATACGGTCCTGAACAAGGGGACCCAATTTTCAGACAGCGGTTAGCTGGATTCCTATCGAAAGAATACGGCGATAACGTCCAGAG TGACTCTCTGATAGTAACAACTGGGGCTACCAATGGCCTTCACCTGACGGTTACAACGCTGTTCCCGAATGATGTCCCTATTTTTGTGGAGGACCCAACGTTTTTCTTGGCCATAAACATTTTGAGGGACGATATTGGCAAAACCCTTATACCAG TGCCAGCCACAGAAGATGGGCTGGATTTGGTCCACCTTGAGGAATTGTTCAAGGAATACAGGATAAAGGCTGGCGACAAGAAGACATGGAAATGTCAATTCTGGACGATGTTGTATACCATGACGGTATATAGTAATCCTACAGGAAAAAATTTCTCACCGG ATCAATGCAGGAAGCTAGTCCATCTGGCTAGGAAATATGACGTCCTGGTTTTCTCCGACGATGTATATAACTTGTTCCACTTTGGTGAGGGAGCTGTTCCTCCACGGCTCCTTGCTTATGACAAGAG TGACGATAGCACAGGTTGTGTCCTCTCCAATGGAACCTTCTCCAAGATTTTTGCCGGTGGACTGCGGCTTGGGTGGATAGAGGGACCCAAACCTATTATTGATTCATTGGTGTCTTGGTGGGCTGATTTTTATTC TTATCAGTCGATCTGTGCCGGtagttttaatcattttatgtcACTGATGATGTCTGCCGCTCTACAACTAGACCTGTTGTCACCACATCTAAGCCGCATTAAGGATATCTACAAG GAAAGGATGAATCTGATGTGTAATGCTCTAGAAAAATATCTTCCCGCCTGTTGCTCTTTCAATCGCCCCGAG GGCGGATTTTTCGTCTGGGTAACCCTGCCCAAGGAAATGGATGCTAAAAACCTGCAGACGTTCGCTAGAGACAGTCACCAAATCGTGTTCCAGGACGGAGAAAG GAACTGTATCCGACTGTCGATAGGATTCTGTGATACCAAACAAATCGAACCTGGTGTCCAACAACTGTCCAGAGCAATACAGACATACATGGACCCTTAG
- the LOC138314560 gene encoding uncharacterized protein isoform X2, whose amino-acid sequence MSNEHKQNDIINLSTGAPGPETMQGCQEIMIKATSEAMKDPKQETNTFKYGPEQGDPIFRQRLAGFLSKEYGDNVQSDSLIVTTGATNGLHLTVTTLFPNDVPIFVEDPTFFLAINILRDDIGKTLIPVPATEDGLDLVHLEELFKEYRIKAGDKKTWKCQFWTMLYTMTVYSNPTGKNFSPDQCRKLVHLARKYDVLVFSDDVYNLFHFGEGAVPPRLLAYDKSDDSTGCVLSNGTFSKIFAGGLRLGWIEGPKPIIDSLVSCYQSICAGSFNHFMSLMMSAALQLDLLSPHLSRIKDIYKERMNLMCNALEKYLPACCSFNRPEGGFFVWVTLPKEMDAKNLQTFARDSHQIVFQDGESTSVSRNYRNCIRLSIGFCDTKQIEPGVQQLSRAIQTYMDP is encoded by the exons ATGTCTAATGAACATAAGCAGaatgatatcatcaacctgtcCACTGGAGCACCCGGTCCTGAAACTATGCAGGGATGTCAGGAGATCATGATCAAGGCCACGTCGGAGGCAATG AAGGACCCAAAGCAGGAGACTAACACATTCAAATACGGTCCTGAACAAGGGGACCCAATTTTCAGACAGCGGTTAGCTGGATTCCTATCGAAAGAATACGGCGATAACGTCCAGAG TGACTCTCTGATAGTAACAACTGGGGCTACCAATGGCCTTCACCTGACGGTTACAACGCTGTTCCCGAATGATGTCCCTATTTTTGTGGAGGACCCAACGTTTTTCTTGGCCATAAACATTTTGAGGGACGATATTGGCAAAACCCTTATACCAG TGCCAGCCACAGAAGATGGGCTGGATTTGGTCCACCTTGAGGAATTGTTCAAGGAATACAGGATAAAGGCTGGCGACAAGAAGACATGGAAATGTCAATTCTGGACGATGTTGTATACCATGACGGTATATAGTAATCCTACAGGAAAAAATTTCTCACCGG ATCAATGCAGGAAGCTAGTCCATCTGGCTAGGAAATATGACGTCCTGGTTTTCTCCGACGATGTATATAACTTGTTCCACTTTGGTGAGGGAGCTGTTCCTCCACGGCTCCTTGCTTATGACAAGAG TGACGATAGCACAGGTTGTGTCCTCTCCAATGGAACCTTCTCCAAGATTTTTGCCGGTGGACTGCGGCTTGGGTGGATAGAGGGACCCAAACCTATTATTGATTCATTGGTGTCTTG TTATCAGTCGATCTGTGCCGGtagttttaatcattttatgtcACTGATGATGTCTGCCGCTCTACAACTAGACCTGTTGTCACCACATCTAAGCCGCATTAAGGATATCTACAAG GAAAGGATGAATCTGATGTGTAATGCTCTAGAAAAATATCTTCCCGCCTGTTGCTCTTTCAATCGCCCCGAG GGCGGATTTTTCGTCTGGGTAACCCTGCCCAAGGAAATGGATGCTAAAAACCTGCAGACGTTCGCTAGAGACAGTCACCAAATCGTGTTCCAGGACGGAGAAAG TACTTCTGTTTCCCGTAACTATAGGAACTGTATCCGACTGTCGATAGGATTCTGTGATACCAAACAAATCGAACCTGGTGTCCAACAACTGTCCAGAGCAATACAGACATACATGGACCCTTAG